AAGATCACCTTTTCATGGGGCTTATCCTGAAAGAAAAGGACTTCCGGGCAGGATTGCAGTCATTTGACTGGGAACAATACCGTGGAAAGAATGTGGGTTTAATCTGTAGCGCAGATGCGGTGATCCCTTTGTGGGCATATATGCTTGTAATGACTTACCTGGAGCCGGTGGTGAACTATGCAGCCTTTGGAGATGCTGATTTTATCTATAAAACACTGTTCCTGCAAAATCTTTCTAAAATAGATGTCGCGTCCTTTACTGATAAAAGGATTGTTATAAAAGGTTGTGGGGATAAACGGGTGGGAGAAGTTGCCTATGCAGAAATTACACGCCTGCTGCGCCCGGTTGTAAAAAGTATGATGTATGGAGAACCTTGTTCTACCGTACCTATCTATAAGAACAGGGGTTAAAACCAGCCGCGTTTGCGGAAAAGCATGATCATGATTACCAGGAGCAGGCCCATGGCGGCCAATGTATAAAAGTAGCCGTTGCGGGACTCCAGTTCAGGCATGTTGTGGAAATTCATTCCATAGATACCCGCTATGAGGGTAAGAGGTGTGATGAGCGTGGTTACCACTGCCAGCACTTTCATGATCTCATTCATCTTCAGGTTGAGCTGTGTATGATACATTTCCTGTAGATTCAGCACCATATCCCGGTAGTTGTCTGCAAGGTCGTTACACTGGATAATGTGGTCGTACACATCTTTATAGTACTTCGTTACTTTATCTTCCAGGAGATCGCTTTCGCTTTTGAGAAAACCATTTACCAGTTCACGCACAGGAGAAATAGCGCGTTTATAAAATAATACCTGCCGGCGGAGGAAGTTGATGCGTGCAAGCGCGCGGGTGTCGGGGTTGTGTTGCACTACATCTTCCATCACTTCTATCCTTTCTCCTAATTTATCCAGCACCACAAAATAATTATCTATAATTACATCGAGGAGTGAATAGCAGAGATAATCCGCTTCACCGTTGCGGATCCGTGATCCGTGAATTTTGAGTTTATCCCGCACCGGATCAAAAACATCGCGTTGCGGATCTTCCTGAAAGGAGATCACGAAATTCTTTCCTAACACAATGCTCACCTGTTCCTGGTCGATGGTGGTACTTTCTTTATTGAAATACATCATAGGAAGCAGGCAGAATAGTCGCTCCCCGATTTCATCCATTTTTGCACGTTGCCCAATACTCAGGATATCTTCTTCAATCAACGGGTGGATCATAAAGTACTCGCAGATGGCGTGAACATCTTCTTTTTTAATGCCGTCTATATTGATCCAGCTCAGGTGTTGGGATTTCATATAAGGAAAAGTATCCTCTATGTTGTCCAGCACTTTTTCCTTACAATCATCACTGTTATACTCAAATACCGTGATTTTACTTGTTTCTGCCGGTTTCCGGGGAGTTATTCCCATTGCCGGATTGAAATTCATCAGGCGCTGTTTTTTTACTTTAAACGGGTTCAGCGCATCCAGTACATCCGGAATAGGCAGCATTTTTTTTATGGGCATGTGTATAATGATGTTATCAGAGATATCATTTTCAAATCGAATTTAAATTAAAATCCGCTAAGGGGGAGCAGATCTAAATTTGTTACATCAGTCCTATGGGGTATATAGGATAATAAATGATCATTGATGTGATTTATATGAATAGAGCAGATCGAAGCGAAACTTCGATCTGCTCTATTCAGCTTAAAACGGAGGGAGTACTATTTCGGGGTGTTTGCCGGTGGTAGGGCGTTCAAACATGTCGCCGTATTGTGCGTTGGCAGGTTTGAAGCCGCTGTTCCATAAGTAGAACCAGCCATTTTCAGCGCCTCCGCCATAATCGATACGGTCTTTTGCTTTGGCTGTAGCATCATTGGTAAACTTTGCTTTTGTCAGCTCTATCCATTCACCGGTATTGGTTTTGATCCAATGATTACCGAAATAGCCTTTACGTCCGATATGACCATTTTCAAATGAGAAGTTTTCCAGGAAAGAATAGAGGTGGCCCATATACTTTCCGTCTTTTGGTGCGCGGAAACTGGCGATCAGTTTCCATTCCTGGTGTTCCGGTACATAGAAGTAAGCGGTATAGGTGGTGGTGGTGCCGCGTGGTACGCTGTGCATCAGGAATCGGTAAGTTTGACCGGCTTTCCAGTTATACA
The Chitinophaga sp. MM2321 DNA segment above includes these coding regions:
- a CDS encoding DUF2480 family protein, producing MDEIINKVAQSGLETIDLEHYFPAGDIVVFDLKDHLFMGLILKEKDFRAGLQSFDWEQYRGKNVGLICSADAVIPLWAYMLVMTYLEPVVNYAAFGDADFIYKTLFLQNLSKIDVASFTDKRIVIKGCGDKRVGEVAYAEITRLLRPVVKSMMYGEPCSTVPIYKNRG
- the corA gene encoding magnesium/cobalt transporter CorA, producing MPIKKMLPIPDVLDALNPFKVKKQRLMNFNPAMGITPRKPAETSKITVFEYNSDDCKEKVLDNIEDTFPYMKSQHLSWINIDGIKKEDVHAICEYFMIHPLIEEDILSIGQRAKMDEIGERLFCLLPMMYFNKESTTIDQEQVSIVLGKNFVISFQEDPQRDVFDPVRDKLKIHGSRIRNGEADYLCYSLLDVIIDNYFVVLDKLGERIEVMEDVVQHNPDTRALARINFLRRQVLFYKRAISPVRELVNGFLKSESDLLEDKVTKYYKDVYDHIIQCNDLADNYRDMVLNLQEMYHTQLNLKMNEIMKVLAVVTTLITPLTLIAGIYGMNFHNMPELESRNGYFYTLAAMGLLLVIMIMLFRKRGWF